The following coding sequences are from one Carcharodon carcharias isolate sCarCar2 chromosome 11, sCarCar2.pri, whole genome shotgun sequence window:
- the LOC121284187 gene encoding probable G-protein coupled receptor 83: MSRYMWPSLPYLAKVFQRSYNLLNASLPQLPVLSNRTFFPWGNFTLDDWESFVDSAKYEAESQNATVKALLIVAYSVIIVISLFGNILVCQVVIKNKRMHSATSLFIVNLAVADIMITLLNTPFTLVRFVNSTWVFGQVMCHVSRFAQYCSLHVSTLTLTAIALDRHQVIMHPLKPRVPPAKGVLYIIIIWIMASCFSLPHAIYQKLFKFEYSKEKIRSLCVPNFPEPADLFWKYLDLATFIMLYVLPLLIITVTYTTVAKKLWLRNAIGDVTTEQYFAHRRKKKKTIKMLMLVVVVFAVCWFPLNCYVVLISSHIIHTNNALYFAFHWLAMSSTCYNPFIYCWLNESFRSELKSLLNIFRREHGVQEHILPSTAPSYRLAWPEQNNFKRGQVPQSLRSNSNIQSGKTDISSVEPIVAVS, from the exons ATGAGCCGTTACATGTGGCCCTCTCTTCCCTATTTAGCCAAGGTTTTTCAAAGATCATACAACTTACTTAACGCTAGCCTCCCCCAGTTACCTGTTCTGTCGAACAGGACTTTCTTTCCTTGGGGTAACTTTACTCTGGACGATTGGGAGAGCTTTGTGGACTCGGCAAAATACGAAGCGGAATCCCAAAATGCAACCGTCAAAGCTTTGCTTATTGTGGCATATTCGGTTATTATAGTGATCTCTCTGTTTGGGAATATCCTGGTGTGCCAGGTCGTAATAAAGAACAAGCGGATGCATTCTGCCACCAGCCTGTTCATTGTTAATCTCGCCGTAGCGGACATCATGATCACCCTTCTTAATACTCCGTTTACACTG GTTCGGTTCGTAAACAGCACTTGGGTTTTCGGGCAGGTCATGTGTCACGTCAGCCGCTTTGCTCAGTACTGCTCTTTGCACGTCTCCACCCTCACCTTAACAGCCATCGCCCTAGACAGGCATCAG GTTATCATGCATCCTTTGAAGCCACGTGTGCCACCGGCAAAGGGTGTACTTTACATCATCATCATCTGGATTATGGCCAGTtgcttctctctcccacatgctatCTATCAGAAGCTCTTCAAATTTGAATACAG CAAAGAAAAGATTCGGAGTTTGTGTGTACCAAACTTCCCAGAGCCAGCAGACCTCTTCTGGAAGTATCTGGACTTGGCCACATTTATCATGTTGTATGTACTTCCCCTTTTAATCATCACTGTCACATACACCACAGTTGCTAAGAAGTTATGGCTTCGCAACGCGATTGGGGATGTGACAACAGAACAGTATTTTGCACACCGACGGAAAAAGAAAAAGACAATTAAAATGCTGATGCTAGTTGTAGTAGTATTTGCTGTCTGTTGGTTTCCTCTGAACTGTTATGTTGTCCTTATTTCGAGTCACATAATTCACACCAACAATGCTCTCTATTTTGCTTTCCACTGGCTTGCCATGAGCAGTACCTGCTATAACCCCTTTATCTATTGCTGGTTGAATGAGAGTTTTCGCTCAGAACTTAAATcactcttgaatatattcagaagGGAACATGGAGTGCAGGAGCACATCCTTCCTTCCACGGCCCCTTCTTACAGGCTAGCTTGGCCTGAACAGAATAACTTCAAGAGGGGGCAAGTTCCTCAAAGTCTGCGCTCCAATAGCAACATCCAATCGGGAAAGACAGATATTTCATCGGTTGAGCCAATAGTTGCTGTGAGCTAG